Proteins co-encoded in one Pseudomonadota bacterium genomic window:
- a CDS encoding response regulator: MMHRDKSSANKFMDLRKRAHAYLSIPIGNGRALSQEEVKKLVHELDTYQIELELQNEDLRKTQQELEQSRRKYTNLYDFAPVGYLTVSGTGLIVEANLTAADMLGVARGSLLRQPLSAFILEADQDIHYHCRKRLLESKKKQSCQFRCRKKDGTIFHAQLKSTVDFEMDGHTSRFRTIMTDITEQKKIEIAIQQGKREWEQTFDAMPDIVTLLDKDLRIFRANEAAHVFFKVQPGGLNGRHCHELFRKAASPCPDCPAVRTIENPLHSFTEIVEHPTLGKIFQLSSSPVLDENGELQYLVHTAKDISEIKRMEEDLFQSRKMEAMGTLAGGIAHDFNNILTAIMGYAELTKNSLSRSDLPEDHVDQILHAANRAKELVKQILTFSRKRQDSTKVQLQPQIIVKEALKMLRASLPTTTELKEDIDPECGDIMMDPSQFHQLLMNLYTNAFHALPEEQGTITIRLSNKILGAKEVSSEPEVSPGLFVELVVQDTGCGMEKQVLTRIFEPYYTTKGTGKGSGIGLAVVYGIVKSHGGLVKVESTVGKGSMFKLYFPAVEKRYKQKEAPEEKKALPTGTERILVVDDEEMISNFLKTCLTGLGYTVTAHTSSLQALADFNSRPDAFDLVVTDQTMPRMPGSDLSRKLLAARPDIPIIICTGYSSMISEKKAKELGIRKFVLKPVSMKDMANIVREVLDRN, encoded by the coding sequence ATGATGCACCGGGATAAAAGCTCCGCCAACAAATTTATGGACCTGCGAAAACGGGCCCATGCGTATCTGTCCATCCCGATCGGCAACGGCCGGGCCCTGTCGCAGGAAGAGGTAAAAAAACTGGTCCATGAACTGGACACCTACCAGATCGAACTGGAACTGCAGAACGAGGACCTGCGCAAAACCCAGCAGGAACTCGAACAATCCCGCCGCAAATACACCAACCTCTACGACTTTGCCCCGGTCGGCTATCTGACCGTGAGTGGCACGGGCCTGATTGTCGAGGCCAACCTCACCGCCGCCGACATGCTCGGCGTGGCGAGAGGGAGCCTGCTCAGACAACCTCTTTCCGCCTTTATCCTTGAGGCGGATCAGGATATCCATTACCACTGCCGCAAGAGACTCCTGGAGTCAAAGAAAAAACAGAGCTGCCAATTCCGCTGCCGGAAAAAAGACGGGACAATTTTTCATGCCCAGTTGAAAAGTACTGTGGACTTTGAGATGGACGGCCATACAAGCCGGTTCCGCACCATAATGACAGACATTACCGAGCAGAAAAAAATCGAAATCGCCATTCAGCAAGGTAAAAGGGAATGGGAACAAACCTTCGACGCCATGCCGGATATCGTCACCCTGCTCGACAAAGACCTGCGTATTTTCCGGGCCAATGAAGCGGCCCATGTATTTTTCAAGGTGCAACCGGGCGGCCTGAACGGCCGGCACTGTCATGAGCTATTCAGGAAAGCAGCAAGTCCCTGCCCGGACTGCCCTGCGGTCAGGACCATCGAAAACCCCCTCCACTCCTTTACTGAAATCGTGGAACACCCGACGCTTGGCAAGATCTTTCAACTGTCGTCCTCTCCGGTCCTGGATGAGAACGGGGAACTGCAATATCTGGTGCATACCGCCAAGGACATTTCGGAAATCAAAAGAATGGAGGAAGACCTTTTTCAATCGCGCAAAATGGAAGCCATGGGCACCCTGGCCGGCGGCATCGCCCATGATTTCAACAATATCCTGACGGCGATCATGGGCTATGCCGAATTGACGAAAAATTCCCTTTCCCGTTCCGACTTGCCTGAAGACCATGTCGACCAGATTTTGCATGCCGCGAACCGGGCTAAGGAGCTTGTGAAGCAGATCCTCACCTTCAGCCGGAAAAGACAGGACAGCACAAAGGTACAGCTCCAGCCGCAGATTATCGTCAAGGAGGCCCTGAAAATGCTGCGTGCTTCCCTGCCGACAACAACCGAGCTCAAGGAAGATATCGATCCGGAGTGCGGCGACATCATGATGGACCCGAGCCAGTTCCATCAGCTCCTGATGAATCTTTATACCAATGCCTTTCATGCGCTGCCTGAGGAACAGGGAACGATCACCATCCGCCTCTCGAATAAAATCCTCGGCGCCAAAGAAGTGAGCAGCGAGCCGGAGGTGTCGCCAGGGCTGTTCGTTGAGCTGGTTGTTCAGGATACCGGCTGCGGGATGGAGAAACAGGTGCTCACCCGCATCTTTGAGCCCTATTACACAACCAAGGGCACCGGCAAAGGGTCCGGAATCGGCCTGGCGGTGGTCTACGGGATCGTCAAAAGCCATGGCGGACTGGTAAAAGTGGAAAGCACGGTCGGGAAGGGCTCGATGTTTAAACTCTATTTCCCGGCCGTGGAAAAAAGATACAAGCAAAAAGAGGCCCCGGAAGAGAAAAAAGCGCTTCCCACCGGTACGGAAAGAATCCTCGTTGTCGATGATGAGGAGATGATCAGCAATTTCCTGAAAACCTGCCTGACCGGTCTCGGGTATACCGTGACCGCGCATACCAGCAGCCTTCAGGCGCTGGCCGATTTCAACTCCCGCCCGGATGCCTTTGATCTCGTGGTAACCGACCAGACCATGCCGAGAATGCCCGGGAGTGACCTTTCCAGAAAGTTGCTGGCTGCGCGCCCCGACATTCCGATTATTATCTGCACCGGCTACAGTTCGATGATTTCCGAAAAAAAGGCCAAAGAGCTTGGGATCAGAAAATTCGTCCTGAAGCCTGTGAGCATGAAGGATATGGCCAATATTGTCCGTGAGGTACTTGACCGGAACTGA
- a CDS encoding PAS domain S-box protein: protein MRWPPGKKRNQEKPAKLPAPSLSKKQPAEIHRENSFPIVGIGASAGGLEAFEGFFRALADDSGAAFVLVSHLDPNHASILPELIQKKTAMQVHQVVDNMKVGPNQVYIIPPNKEMALLNGALQLLEIPMPRRANLPIDIFFRSLAQDQEERAIGIILSGTGTDGTLGVRAIKGAGGMVMAQDPDSSRYDGMPASAIATGLVDYILPPDKMPAQLMNYVGHQSRRPAGGIAADFGNMQGALQKIFVVLRTTTGHDFSQYKQNTICRRIERRMHVHQIDDIDDYVRYLQESEPETAILFRELLIGVTCFFRDPAAYKSLKEKFQEWLADKPDDYNVRIWVAGCSSGEEAYSVAIIVLECLEVLGKHLPIQIFATDLDEESIALARAGIYPESISVDVRREHLKKFFTREENHYQIKKSIRDLVVFAPQNITKDPPFTRLDLLCCRNLLIYFGPELQKRLLPLFHYSVKPGGLLFLGSSETIGQATDLFDPLDKKWKIFKSLPAGKMMQPVLNIQTARGAAGHHDRVFQKPAPSLKEIEPLKLLKSIISQSDMSTCVVIDDNGDIIYIHGRTGCFLEPAEGVANLNALDMAKPGLKAGLAGAIHRMIAERQEVVVNGLQVQANGGFVEVDLVVKPLPDLQTGRRGLMMVIFNERPSPKKKKGAPPGRTTRSSRSAELKNLAAELQYTKENLQTTIEELQTSNEELKSTNEELQSTNEELQSTNEELETSKEELQSLNEESSTVNAELQGRIEELVTANDDMKNLLDATEIATIFLDIDLNIRRFTPKTTDLVPLTTLDIGRPITHFATSLKNVDLAGQAGEVLEELGKKELEVEDTRGTIYRMRLRPYRTAKNVIAGVVIIFEDVTELKKQLAREKRLAAIVKDSNDAVTMLDFSGRFLAWNRGAEKMYGYSEAEALQMNLIDLVPSGWQKKTRALISTLKEEEAKPILTKRLRKDGKIVNVLLTATKILDENGVPASIATTERDLGMLTRQALQHLTGEDDAPG, encoded by the coding sequence ATGAGATGGCCACCAGGAAAAAAGCGAAATCAGGAAAAGCCGGCAAAACTGCCGGCGCCTTCACTATCTAAAAAACAACCCGCGGAAATTCACCGCGAAAATTCGTTCCCGATAGTCGGCATCGGCGCTTCCGCCGGCGGTCTGGAGGCCTTTGAAGGGTTTTTCAGGGCCTTGGCGGATGATTCCGGAGCGGCCTTTGTCCTGGTGAGCCATCTCGACCCCAATCACGCGAGCATCCTCCCCGAGCTCATCCAGAAAAAGACCGCGATGCAGGTCCATCAGGTCGTCGACAACATGAAGGTTGGCCCGAACCAGGTCTATATCATTCCTCCGAACAAGGAGATGGCCCTGTTGAACGGCGCCCTGCAACTCCTGGAGATACCGATGCCCAGAAGAGCAAACCTGCCCATCGACATCTTTTTTCGCTCCCTTGCCCAGGACCAGGAGGAAAGGGCCATCGGCATCATTCTTTCCGGAACGGGCACCGACGGCACGCTGGGGGTCAGGGCCATCAAGGGCGCGGGCGGCATGGTCATGGCCCAGGACCCGGATTCGTCCAGATACGACGGGATGCCGGCAAGCGCTATTGCCACCGGCCTGGTCGATTATATTTTGCCCCCGGACAAAATGCCCGCGCAACTAATGAATTATGTTGGCCACCAGTCGCGGCGACCGGCAGGCGGTATTGCGGCCGATTTTGGGAACATGCAGGGCGCCCTGCAGAAAATCTTTGTCGTGCTGCGGACAACTACCGGGCATGATTTTTCCCAGTACAAACAAAACACCATCTGTCGCCGGATCGAGCGGCGGATGCACGTGCACCAGATCGACGATATCGATGATTATGTCCGCTACCTTCAGGAGTCCGAACCGGAGACCGCCATCCTGTTCCGGGAGCTTCTGATCGGGGTCACCTGTTTCTTCAGAGACCCCGCCGCCTATAAATCCCTGAAAGAAAAGTTTCAGGAGTGGCTCGCGGACAAACCGGACGACTATAACGTCCGGATCTGGGTGGCGGGCTGCAGCAGCGGCGAGGAGGCGTACTCCGTCGCCATCATTGTCCTGGAATGCCTGGAGGTCCTGGGAAAACACCTCCCGATCCAGATCTTCGCCACCGATCTCGATGAAGAGTCCATCGCCCTGGCCCGGGCCGGAATCTATCCGGAGTCTATTTCGGTTGATGTGCGCCGGGAACACCTGAAAAAATTCTTCACCAGGGAAGAGAACCACTACCAGATTAAAAAAAGCATCCGCGACCTGGTGGTTTTTGCCCCCCAGAATATTACCAAGGACCCGCCCTTTACCAGGCTCGATCTCCTCTGCTGCCGGAATCTGCTCATTTACTTCGGGCCGGAACTGCAGAAAAGATTGCTGCCTCTCTTTCACTACAGCGTAAAACCGGGCGGCCTGCTCTTTCTCGGTTCCTCGGAAACCATTGGTCAGGCAACCGATCTCTTCGATCCCCTCGATAAAAAATGGAAAATCTTCAAGAGTCTCCCGGCCGGGAAAATGATGCAACCGGTCCTGAACATCCAGACAGCTCGTGGTGCCGCAGGACACCACGACCGGGTTTTCCAGAAACCGGCGCCATCCCTCAAGGAGATCGAGCCGCTCAAACTGCTGAAGAGCATCATCTCGCAAAGCGACATGTCGACCTGTGTGGTCATTGACGACAACGGCGACATCATCTATATCCACGGTCGGACCGGCTGCTTCCTGGAGCCTGCCGAAGGGGTGGCAAACCTCAACGCCCTCGATATGGCGAAGCCCGGACTGAAGGCGGGGCTGGCCGGCGCCATTCACCGGATGATCGCCGAACGGCAGGAGGTCGTCGTTAACGGGCTGCAGGTCCAGGCGAACGGCGGGTTCGTGGAAGTCGACCTCGTCGTCAAACCGCTGCCTGATCTGCAGACGGGCCGCCGTGGCTTGATGATGGTCATCTTCAATGAGCGTCCCTCCCCGAAAAAAAAGAAAGGAGCACCGCCCGGCAGAACGACCCGGTCAAGCCGGAGCGCCGAACTGAAAAACCTTGCCGCCGAGCTGCAGTATACCAAGGAAAACCTCCAGACCACGATTGAGGAGCTGCAGACCTCGAACGAGGAATTGAAATCCACCAATGAAGAGCTGCAGAGCACCAATGAAGAACTGCAGAGCACCAACGAAGAGCTGGAGACCTCAAAAGAGGAGCTGCAGTCCTTAAACGAGGAGTCCTCCACGGTCAACGCCGAACTGCAGGGCAGGATTGAAGAACTGGTCACGGCCAACGACGATATGAAAAACCTTCTCGATGCCACCGAGATCGCCACCATCTTTCTTGACATCGACCTGAACATCAGGCGCTTCACCCCCAAGACAACCGATCTGGTCCCTCTCACCACGCTGGACATCGGCCGGCCGATCACCCATTTCGCCACCTCGCTGAAAAATGTCGACCTTGCCGGACAGGCCGGAGAAGTGCTGGAGGAGCTGGGCAAAAAGGAGCTGGAAGTAGAGGACACCAGGGGCACCATTTACCGTATGCGCCTCCGGCCCTATCGGACCGCAAAAAATGTGATCGCGGGGGTTGTAATTATCTTCGAGGATGTGACAGAATTAAAAAAACAGCTGGCCCGGGAAAAACGGCTGGCGGCCATTGTCAAAGACTCCAACGACGCCGTCACCATGCTCGATTTCAGTGGTCGCTTTCTTGCGTGGAACCGGGGCGCGGAAAAAATGTACGGCTACTCCGAAGCCGAGGCGCTGCAGATGAACCTCATCGATCTTGTTCCCTCCGGCTGGCAAAAGAAGACCCGGGCCCTGATTTCCACGCTGAAGGAGGAAGAAGCAAAACCGATCTTGACGAAACGGCTCAGGAAAGACGGAAAAATTGTCAATGTCTTGCTGACGGCCACCAAGATATTAGATGAAAACGGGGTGCCGGCATCCATTGCCACCACGGAAAGGGATTTGGGCATGCTCACCAGACAGGCCTTGCAGCACTTGACGGGAGAAGATGATGCACCGGGATAA
- a CDS encoding DUF134 domain-containing protein: MARPLNSRMVGCLPECTYFKPKGVPQSSLEVIVLRVDEFEAIRLADHEGLYQDEAAKRMNVSRQTFGRIIENGHRKVAQALVKGQAIKIEGGEFEMTAKKFRCLECKHEWEVPYGTGRPEACPSCSGNNIHRAAGDQGRGRKRHGKQEGGNCRRKKGQSCETGA; encoded by the coding sequence ATGGCGAGACCTCTAAACAGCAGAATGGTTGGGTGCCTGCCTGAATGCACCTACTTTAAACCGAAAGGTGTGCCGCAATCGTCACTGGAAGTCATTGTGCTCAGGGTCGATGAATTCGAAGCGATTCGTTTGGCCGATCATGAAGGGTTGTATCAGGACGAGGCGGCAAAGCGGATGAATGTCTCCCGGCAGACTTTCGGGAGGATCATTGAAAACGGCCACCGCAAGGTGGCGCAGGCACTTGTTAAAGGGCAGGCAATAAAAATCGAAGGAGGTGAATTTGAGATGACGGCAAAAAAATTCAGATGTTTGGAGTGTAAACACGAGTGGGAAGTTCCTTATGGTACCGGGAGGCCGGAAGCATGTCCGTCCTGTAGTGGAAACAATATCCACCGGGCGGCAGGCGATCAGGGCCGTGGCCGGAAAAGGCATGGAAAACAGGAGGGCGGAAATTGTCGGAGAAAAAAAGGACAATCGTGTGAAACAGGAGCATGA
- a CDS encoding SAM-dependent methyltransferase, with the protein MKKSSKNRLTPQQESLFPGDTLFDQIARAVCRAGTLPRKELHEAWEMAKRVRRRYRGGRVLDLACGHGLLAHLMLILDDSSECAVAVDSRIPANAEKLSGALIATWPRLASRISYREVPLEEVAILPDDLVVSAHACGSLTDLIIGRAVAQRARVAVLPCCHDLRESSTGDLAGWMDKTLAVDTVRAIKLQAHGYRIVTQEIPCEITPKNRLLMGEYFTTEPSGNLSPLP; encoded by the coding sequence ATGAAAAAATCCTCGAAAAACAGGCTGACCCCGCAGCAGGAGTCTTTATTTCCCGGAGATACCCTTTTCGATCAGATTGCCCGGGCGGTCTGTCGGGCCGGAACCCTGCCCCGGAAAGAACTCCATGAAGCCTGGGAAATGGCGAAAAGGGTGCGGCGGCGATATCGGGGCGGCAGGGTTCTCGATCTCGCCTGCGGCCACGGCCTATTGGCCCATCTGATGCTCATCCTCGATGACAGCTCGGAGTGCGCCGTTGCGGTGGACAGCAGGATCCCGGCAAACGCGGAGAAATTGTCCGGCGCCCTGATTGCAACCTGGCCAAGACTGGCAAGCAGGATCAGCTACCGGGAGGTACCGCTCGAAGAGGTCGCCATTCTGCCGGACGATCTGGTGGTCTCCGCCCACGCCTGCGGCTCTCTGACCGACCTGATCATTGGCCGGGCCGTTGCCCAACGGGCGAGGGTGGCGGTCCTGCCCTGCTGTCATGATCTGCGGGAATCCTCCACCGGAGACCTTGCCGGCTGGATGGACAAAACCCTGGCCGTGGACACGGTCCGGGCGATAAAGCTTCAGGCACACGGCTATCGGATCGTCACCCAGGAAATCCCCTGCGAGATCACGCCGAAAAACAGGCTGCTGATGGGAGAATACTTCACCACCGAGCCTTCCGGGAACCTGTCCCCGCTGCCGTAG